GTGACTGCAACGATCGCTGTCACACCCGCCTCTCGGTACGTAGCTCCGCTTTATGAGGTCATAAGTTTGGGTTATGGGTCGCGCCGAAGCCCGCCCCGCCGCCCCCGAGGTGAACCGTGTCCGCTCCAGCGACCGACGACGGGACTGTTCCCGGCCCGGCCGACGCCCCCGACGGCGCGGCCGCCCTCGCCGAGGTCCGACGCCGTCTCCGCGACCTCCTCGGCCCGACCACCGTCACCGCCTGCGAGCAGCTCAAGGGCGGCTGGTACAACACCCCCAGCTCCTCGAACTCGGCGACGGCAGACGCATGGTACTCAAGACCGCCCCCGATGCCGACACCCCCGCGCTCACCCACGAGCAGGGCCTGCTCGGCACCGAGCAGCTCTTCCACCGGCTCGCCGCCGACGCCGGACTCCCCGTACCCACGGTGCGGCACCACGAGCCGGCGGGTGCGACGGCCCCGGCCGAATGGCTGCTCCTCGACCACCTCGACGGCACCACCTGGGAGGCCGCGCAGGCCCGGATCGGGGCGTCCGACCGGGCCGCGCTGCGCCACCGGCCGGGCGAGCTCGCCGCCACCGTGGCAGGTGTCACCGGCCCGGTCTTCGGCTACCCGCAGCCCGTCCGGGGCCTCGCCGCGGCGGACTGGCCGACGGCCTTCGCGGGGATGCTGCACGCCGTGCTCGCCGACGCCGAGCGCTTCGGCGTGGCGCTGCCCGTACCGGAGGCCGTTCTGGCGGACCTGCCGGCCCGCTTCGCCGCCGAACTCGCCGAGGTGCGCCGGCCCGCCCTCGTCCACTTCGACGCCTGGGAGGGCAACATCCTCCTCGACGGCACCCCCTCGACGGCGAGGCCGGCGAGGCCGCCGACGGGCCGGTGGACGGCGCAGGCGGCGCGGAG
The Kitasatospora paranensis genome window above contains:
- a CDS encoding phosphotransferase family protein, with product MVLKTAPDADTPALTHEQGLLGTEQLFHRLAADAGLPVPTVRHHEPAGATAPAEWLLLDHLDGTTWEAAQARIGASDRAALRHRPGELAATVAGVTGPVFGYPQPVRGLAAADWPTAFAGMLHAVLADAERFGVALPVPEAVLADLPARFAAELAEVRRPALVHFDAWEGNILLDGTPSTARPARPPTGRWTAQAARRARARGSSGRSTANGRSSATRSPNSSASTRSAPPRTTRTSSPGTARSTPPSPSTTQPGCAWRSTGSTWR